Below is a genomic region from Daphnia pulicaria isolate SC F1-1A chromosome 10, SC_F0-13Bv2, whole genome shotgun sequence.
TGGTTGTGAATGACGCAGCCATTTATTCTGAATTCTGATATTGTACTGAGCTTGagttttatgtgtgtgtgtgtgtatgtgtttcGCGgttatcacttttttattggattAATTTTATTAGCTAATAATGCTACGATACAATCCCGTCTACATCGCATCTATTTCTTACGGATCTAGTTATCACTCTGAATTGCAGTGCTATAAAGCATTATCTACTGACGTGTTGCCAGTCGACTCCCGACCAGGTAACAAGGGAAAGGGAACAGAGTAACAGACCCACACAAATCGCTGTAAACTCTTATTTAGAAATGAatgatgaaattatttttcttcgaaattaaaataaatttttctattaTGAGTTGACAATTAATGTGGCAATTAACTCAAAAAAACAGCGCAATTCTACGAGTCAGCCGCAAGTCCGCAAGGCTCTGCTGAGCGCGTCATGTAGAGATGCTGTTTATCCTCTTATTGATTGCTTCAAATTTTAATGGCTGCCGTATAGTTGGTGGCGTCTGATATTTCTCCTGTAATTTTGTCGTCTTTTTCTCTAATGACCAAACGTATTGCGATACACATGACAAGACAGTTTGCTAATTTAATGTCAAGTAAGTTTGTAGGGAGAATTCCCCGTGTTTTTCAGTAAGATTCAAGCTCTATTACGGACTTTCGTCGGCTTTGTCGTTTCTCCTTCTGAGTTTGACAGAATCGTCATTATTAATCAAATTTCTTTCGTTTTGTGCAACCGTTTATTTACAACAGACTGTTGCTCTTAGATTTTAAGTAAGCAGGTTTCAACTGCCAAAGAATCTCAAAGATGTCTAAACGACCAGCAGAAGACTCGCAGACTGGAGGGAGCTCTGGCCCTCAATGTAAAAAAGTTCAATTTGAACCCATAAGACTTGGTGCAATCTCCTCTTTAGAAGAAATGGACATGAAAGTTCTTCAATTTCAGAACAAAAAACTTTCTCAGGTTAACAATGAAATTACATTTCTATGATTCCGTCAACTTGACTTCTTTATTTATCCAACAGAGATTGGAACTCAGACAAAGAACCGAAGCAGAGTTAAGGCAAAGAATTGAACAATTGGAGAAGAGACAGATGCAGGACGATGCTGTCCTAAATGTCATTAATCGCTATTGGAATCAATTAAATGAAGATGTCAGAATTCTTTTGCAAAGGTTTGATGCAGAAACTGCTGATGAAAATGAAagcaaaagtaaataaaacaaataagttTTATTGGGTTTAGATACTTAAACTTTGGTATTATTCAGATGAAAGTGAGGCCACCACATCATTTCTTGCACTCCTCTCCACGTGGGACAAAGATGAGCTTGATGAGAAACTTGCTAACCGAGTGCTTGTCTCACAGCGGGCTGTGGCTAAGTTGATTAGAGCTTTTGACAGACTCCTCCAAAGGAATGAAAAAGTCACACAGGCTCTAAAAGGAGAATCTGATAACGGTCAGTCATAACTTATTTTTGTGATTAAAACAAGTaatcaaaatttatatttataggtGAAGTTGTCAATCTGGAAGAGGCTATTAAGCAGGTGAACGCTGAAATTCAAGCTGAGAACAGTAATCTCCACGTTTTGAACACTTCTCttcatgaaaaaaatcatgCCATATCTCTTAAGGTAAGGTAAACTATTTCAAGTCCTAAGTATTTGTGTTTAacgatttttaaatatttccttcAGTTGAAAGAGATGCAAGAGCAACTCACAGCTAAAGAGACTGAAGCGGCAGAGCTGCAGAACCGAGTAGACGATTTAGACTACGAATTGCAAAAACGCAGACACCGCGCAGATTCATTGGAAAATCACTTGGGAGAAGCGCttgaaaagatcaaagttctTCAGCAACAACATCAAGCCGGAGTTCAGGTGGAAGCAGAGAAGACTTCTGGAAGTAAAGTTGTGTCAGTCTCCCAGAAAAAAGTACAAGAAAGATTTACTTGACATAATGAATTAGTAATTAATAACGGCCTTTTTCTTAAAGATGGAAGATCAACACAAAGAATTAGAGGAGCAGAGAGAAATGGCCGCAAACCGTTTAGCTGAACTCGACCGTCTTCATCAAAATCACAGGGATGTTTTACAGCAGCTAGAGCATCTCAAGATGGATGTAAGAACACATCATTTACCAATAATAGATGTGAGGATTTACACTGTATTACTTCGTAGATTCGCCAATTGCCTGAGTCGGTAGTTGTAGAGACCACCGAATACAAGTGCCTGCAGTCGCAGTTTTCAGTGCTTTATAACGATTCCATGGGCCTCAAAACGCAATTGGACGAAGCTCGTCAACAGTGGCATACTGCCAAGAATGCCCATCTTCGCCAAATTGAGTTGATGGAGGTAATTAAAGGCTTTTTCTGTCCTTAATTTTTGTACCAAtcggttgattaaattaatttagagtgacgagcttctgaGACAAAAGCAATTGCGAACCGAGGTCATTCAATTGGAAGACATGCTAGCTCAAGTGCGCAAAGAGTATGAGATGCTGcgtattgaatttgaacaacAACTGGCAGCTAATGAGCAAACCGGACCAATCAATCGTGAAATGCGCCATCTCATAACTTCACTGCAGAACCATAATCAACAGCTTAAAGGCGAAGTCCATCGTTACCGAAGGTCAGTATAACTGATTTGTACTTAACCAAATTGAATCGATGTCTTGTCGTCTAACCTTAAATTCTCCACCAATCATGGTGTCATTTGAGAAGGAAATATAGAGAAACAAGCGGAGAATTAGCTAAAACTAAGCGAGAATTGGAAGAAAGTCAGGCCAAGGTGCAAGCACTACAGGAAATTCGGGATGCTCGTGACGCTGACGCTGCTGCCCAACGCGAAGCAGCCGAGAACGCCGATACAACAGATTCTACTGGACTTTCTAGCGACACAATTGACCCAACTCTCATCAAGGATGACCtagaaatcaaaagagaacCCGACGATGATTCTACAACCGAAGACACGAAAGACGACCTTGGAgatattaaaaaagagaaatctgaCGTTAAAAAAGAGCCTTCCGAGACCAAGCCAGATCCAGCCGTTTTGGCTGCAGCTGCAGCAGCCGCCGCCAAAATCAAGGAGCAGAAAAATGCCGAAGCTGAAGTGGTCCGTGACCTCAAAGCTCAGCTAAAGTATGTtgactaaaataaaatttaactcTACTCATGAATCTAatcaaaaaaactaattttcctTGCAGGAAAGCACACATTGATCAAAGAGAAATGAAGCTTCTACTTGATATGTACAAAGGTGTTGGGAAAGAGACCCGAGACAAGACTCAGTTGATGGCGGCCGAGAGGAAAGCTCGTCTGGAAATAGACGACTTGAAACAGCAGCTAAAGAAGATGCAGGCTAGTTCAGAGAGCAAACGCGAGGAACGTAAACGTCTAGCCGACGATGAAGCTGTTCGAAAAATTCGTTCCCTTGAAGAAGGCGTTCACCAGTTGCAGAAACAAGTGGCGGcgcaaaaacaagaagaagaagcacttTTGAACGAAATGGAAGTGACTGGCCAGGCATTTGAAGACATGCAAGAACAAAATTCTCGTCTAATTCAGCAGTTACGTGAAAAAGATGACGCCAATTTCAAACTCATGTCAGAACGAATTAAAGCCCAGCAAGTGCATAAATTACAAAGGGAGGAGAAAGATATGTTGGTTGAACAGGTTAGTTTGATTAAGGATTATATTGAACGATGACAAGTTCTAAATCTAAATGCATTCTCATTAGGTATCGACGTTGAATATGCAAGTTGAAGCTCAGAACCAGGTCGTTCGTCGATTGGAAGAGAAAGAGCGTTTACTTCAGAGTAGCATAACTTGCGCTGAAAAAGAACTCATGCTGAGACAACAGGCGATGGAGATGCACAAACGCAAAGCTATCGAGAGCGCCCAATCGGCCGCTGATCTTAAACTTCATTTAGGTATAGTCTTGTGATTTGTTGAAATCAGTTTGTCATTGatgattttgtttcatttacaGAGAAATATCACTCTCAGATGAAAGAGGCCCAGCAAGTAGTTGCGGAAAAGACCGGAACGCTTGAAGCGGAAGCATACAAGACGCGCAGGTTGTACGAAGAGCTTGCACAGGTGAAACGTCGTGTCGAGCGTCTCAAGAAGATAGAGGCGGCAGGAACCGCCGACGAAGTTTTGCGTGAAGAATTACGCGAATACAAGGACACCCTAACATGTCCTTCGTGTAAGGTGACGCGCAAAGACGCGGTCCTCACCAAATGTTTCCATGTTTTCTGTTTCGATTGCCTCCGAACCCGTTACGAGACGAGGCAAAGAAAATGCCCTAAATGCAATGCCGCTTTCGGAGCAAACGACTATCACAGGCTTTATTTGTCATGATAAAAACCAGAAGATATAAAAATTCACCGttccattttcaaatcatgtccaattttgtttttgctaagaaatgaaaatacatTGACGTTTTCATTCATAATGTTGTCCTCCATTTTCTGTATTACGCCCTTCGTTcagatttaaatataaaattgaCACGAATAAAATTCAGATATATTTTAGGTTTCTTACGTACGAAGAAGTTGAATGCGCTCATTGTTTGTTATGTCTTATTACGACCATTAGCGACTTCTTAATAATgctattttgataaaaatgacttctttttccttctttttcaattccttctttcaattgagtgtcaacgagctagagcggacattgttttcatgtaaaagcttcttttttctgacgTAGACGTCATagcctttgatcattttaCACTCAGTTTAATTACGTTTAATTTGCACATCtctaaagaaatttttcactGCCACTACAGGGAAATTTTGTGTGATAGCTGtcagtttctgtttcagcaacaaagctcacttgttagttttaaataataatgtgcttttttctacttccggtttactcatttcagtcagtagttcagtaaatattcattcgacgcagaaaaaaaccacatattcgtgatcctcattaaaaaaagcagctaaaaaattgaactaattcgcattttcagaatattttgaagagagatcacaagaaaatcttaaaacaacaaagtgatctaaaaccaaaatattcagaaaaagtggattagttcaattttttagctATCCACAATAgcttttaacacatcacctaaattaatcaagcttaaagaatcggaatttgcaccagtagactagatgcaaatttctacatgagatttTTTAACTAGAAATTTGTTAACGCAATTCTGTCTGTCTGACGCAATtcccgtgaaaacaaactatcactttttgtcaaatacagcTCAAGAAAGATAAGCCCAGGATAAGCCATCTTTTCTTGGGTGTGTAACACTTTGTATCCAGCTGCTATCCTGTTTTCTACAGATTGCTTCAAGTGAAATCACGCCAATGATACGCTCGGTGTAACCAGCGATCCAGTCTATTGTAGCCTTCGTCTCGAACATTTAAACACGGCAAATAATCCGTTAAATGACAAATGGGCTTCGATAGCTATATTGCACTTTGCCAAACAAGGTATGAAAGTGacgacaaaaataattttatttatagctacaatatttttgtaaagaccacaccaaatgaaaaaaaaaaaaatcctatcGAATATACACAGACATGCAAGCTTTCTTCTTCAGATCATAAGAGCGTGGGGAAAAATGCCGAAAATGTTAAACCTACCGAAACGAACGCGCTCCaggttttaattaattaacttTCACGACGGTTTCCGGTCCGGGTGCCACACTTACGATTtgggaattgttttttttttattgctcgCGTAGCAggagatgaaaagaaaaattgttctACGACAATAAACAGATTAGCGTCGTGATTGTATATTagaaatgaatttatttaGACCTTATTCCATGAACCTAAAAATTCCTCTGATGAACCGAGTGAAACGTTGCAGGAAGGAAAAGAGTAGAAAGAAAGTCTAAGCAGCAGATTAATAActtgaatataaaattttggaaaacaaaacagagtGCGCATTCTCACGCTATCTGCACATTTTATCTGGTATTTTCTCGACCGAAAAAGACGCGCACtcacaaatcaaataataaaaacatgtGGTGGATAACTTTCACCGCCCGCCCAAAAGCTAGGCACACACTCCCACACACGGATAGATATACTGATGTAATGGagttaattatatttttcgtCCATCACAGGAAAACAAGGAAACGcggcgctctctctctcctatatcTCTCCTCGCGGGACTTGTATTCTCACTGGAATTTTCCATGTTCTGCCCGTATTTTCTTTAATAACTGGAACATTATcggcaattaaaaaatagcaaGTGAAAGAGAGAACACACGCCAACCACACGTTACATCAGCAGCAGTCAAGCTGTATTATTCTACAGTCGTACATTACCGGTCTAAATCCATGTTCTTATTATTAGACGTCTACACTACTTCCTCCTTTCGACTCATTTTTCAGCAGCaagtgaaaacatttttttcttttttcgggagGATCAACTGCTAACAATGAAGACCACCTCCgctttgtttcgttttctgcggttaaatctttctttttttcctcggaTGAACACAACAGACAATTCGAGAGAGGATATTGCAGCAGCGCGTACTGTCAGAACAATTTAAGCAAAAATGAAGCCTACAGGGGGATTGTATTGTAATCACGCTGTGATGTATCATAGCTCTAGGCCTaattggcagcagcagcagcagcaacagccggaGCACCCAAAACGGTGGCAAGGCACCATCAACGAGAGCTCATATAATATTCCCTTGGTTTAACTGTCAAGAAAAACAGTATAGAGCTCTCCGTAATAAACAGGAGCCCCAGGAGTACAACTATAATAGAATGCGaagttggaagaaagaaagaaaaagaaatgaaggtgCCGCTGCTATTATGTGCGTtgcaagaaggaaaaaagaagatttggTAAAAGGGAGGAAATGGATAGAACGGCCAGCCCCACTGCTCCATGTATACTACCTATTATATGCCATACATACAAGTATACGTATTCGCCTGCAGTCCTGTGTCGGTATAAATACCACTAAGTCAGTGGAACTAGGTCTGATCAACCGCAGTCTTCCGCTGGCCATCGGGACGTTCAAATATAGTTTTCGCTAGTGCGCTGTTATTGTAACTTAGTCTAGCTGGTGCTGTTCCTCCACCCACCGACGCGCACACTCATATTATATCGTGAGCGCCGCGACCAGCAGGCctaatttgtttccttttggttttttggttttttggagTCTTTGTTTCTATACTTCTGTGACGCCAATCGATTGCCAATCGATTGCCATCGGTATAATATAGAACGACCCGAGTCAACGAGCACATTCATCCGCTTGCATTGTGTCGCAGTCGAGTGTCATCCGACCATGAGGATCGTTGTTCTATATCTTCTCTGCCGTAAGTTAATTAACAATTGAATTGCTGATTTTGctggaaaaataatgaatggaATTCCAAACGTTTTTCACAGTTTGGTCGAGTTTGGTCTGTCTTTCCTTGGAAATGGAACAGCCTCATCGCCAGGTAAAGTCATTAGGAtattagaaaaatgaaatgtttttgtataattttcggattttatccAGAAACGCCAGCTGGACTGGAATGGAGGCGGCAAGCTCTACAACTACGATCACCTGGCATTGAGCTCCAACGGTCGACCTGAGCACAGATCATTACCGGCATTAGAAGAGGATTATTCGGCCGACGAGGATCCCGTTTACGTGGCCGGTTTGTCAAAGTCCGGGTTACCGGGTGACCCGGGCATCGACTATCCCATTCTACCCTCCATTCCGCTGACGGATTTCCATTGCCGAGGACGCACTCCCGGCTTTTACGGCGACACCCAAACAGCCTGTCAAGTAAGtcgcaaaatttttaaaaatatttctttggaTGACAATCGGTTAGACGGACTTCCATCAGCAGACGTTGTGTTCTTCTGACGACTGCACATGATGATCTATTCCGTCCGATAGCgtttacattttttccaactttcttTATACGCCGGTAGGATTCATTGATCAAGCAGAACGACACAGATTTTTAtcgacaataaaaataaaaaaaaaaaaatcttttaaatttatcgAATAGAAATTGGAAAGGAATATCGAAGAACTCCTGCGAGCAGAGAGGATATTCACGCgcccttatttttcttctccatttgttttgttgttttttatgggccgagaaagaaacaaaaaagattttattaCCCCAAACAGAATTCCTTTTTTGCCAACTTCGGTATAGATACGCACCATCTTTACTTTCTCGAGGAAACAAAGTGCGTAAACTAGTACAGAAGGGCTTCAGGAGTAGTCAGATTCTCATTCCAGTCCAATAGAACTATGGAGATATTGGTAACAATGCTGTAATCCTACATACACGCAAGCCCGGCATTGTGCTGGTGGTCCGTCGTTGTCTACCTGCTGCACGTTCTCGCCTTTTACGACTGAAGGTGCTGGTAAATGTTTCTTATGAGATTTCGTCCATCTGTTCCCATCTGCCCATTGTTCTCTATCTTCTCTGctggggatgacgacgacgacgacttgaTTTCGGATGATCACCTAAAAGTTACATTTCTAACTGTTCCCAGAAATAAATTGCCATATACTAGACTCGTTGACATCGTCGTGACCAAAATGGGGTTGTCCGTGACTTCCGTCCGCACATTGGTCTCATTTGActtgattcaattttttttgtttggcccCCCCAAATTGGAATTCGGATTGCGACATTTGCGGAACCATGTCTGGTTAtgcattgaaacaatagaagagTGAATTTCGGTAGCTCCAGTGACATCATTAATCCAGCAAAAGGTTCTTTCCCTGTATAAGAAATtttaatcgaatttttttcctcttagAAACGACCCACTAGCACAGCTAATAGTCCGTTTTGTGCAATAGTAAAGGCGGACGATGAAGACTTAATCGAAACTTTCCATTCATTGAGCTAAGGGGAGAAattaaaaggaggaaaaatcgTCCATTCACATAgaacgaaatattttttctcttttccatctGGAATTTAGTTCTTGGCTTCCTATATAAGTATATATCAGAcatcaacatttttgttttcgcgctatggttttcccttttttttcctgttgtttCTCcaaactcgaaaaaaaaagttacgtgCAGCCAAGGAAAAccaattaaaaacatttaccATCGGCTACTTTCTCTCCGCGAAGAGCGTGGGACGCATCACAGATGGGCTTGATCATCTTCCAACAAGTTAGGCCGGTCAGCATCTgcgccttctttttttccttctccctATACAAACACGCACGCGCGCAacggaaacaacaacacaattaAGACCTCCAAAGTTTCaatccataaaataaaaaaggaacaagtTCTAAACTCCTCGTTTAGACCGCTCACCGAGTATTGAATGGAgtcgatttctctttttctatttttactcACTCGCTGTTTAGCGGTTGCTAAAGAGATTCACAGGCAGATGCTCGGTCAGCTGATGACTGGATCACATTCTcaactttgattttcttcttttattcaacAGGTGTTTCACGTTTGCGACATCAGCGGTCGACAGGATTCGTTCCTGTGCCCCAACGGGACCATCTTCAGCCAGAAGCTCTTCGCCTGCGATTGGTGGTACAATGTCCAGTGCGCTGCCACTCGCGAGCACTACCAACTCAACCGTAACCTCTTCaaggtaaataataaatgactATACGTACCTCCTTTAATCTCCCACAATTTCCTACagctttttcctctctctccccaTTGTCTTTGCGTTGAAATGGCTTCAATCCAACGTATTGCAGAGTTTCTCCCATTGTTTTCTCTCGCTCGCCCAATTATTTTACACATCGTCTCAACTACAGTATAGTTTCTTTGAAATGCTGTGTGCACATATAATATATACGCCGAGCTGATTGGAGATATCGGGGTTAGTTGAGCGGACACTATAGTTTCCACGGTCGGAATCGTTTCGATCCAAGCATCCGGCGCCTCAGTTACAGTTACTCGATGAGGCGTCAACTATTaaacgaggaaaaagaaaagatgaataGTTGTAAATTAcatgaaatttgttatttatttgtttgtatatgtttgccattttttcttttccaaaggGAGGTGATGTCAACGTTTATGGAACGCCATCGTTCTGGAACTGGCTAAGCGAgtcggaggaagaagaagtcaaTCCGACCGCTGCCCCACCTACTGTGGCTCCCAAATTAAGGCACCACCAGACAGCGGGAGctcgtaaaaataaatacatcgCCAGGCCGTCACCCAGTCCAGTTGGCCCACCTTTTCAGCTCGAGCAGCAGGTCACCGAACCAGCAGCGCCACAGCAATGGGAAATCGAGCAATTACCAGAGCCCGCTCCATTAGTCCAGTCGGGACCGACGCAACAATATGAAGAACCTGTAATTGATTCAGTAGAGGTCGGACCGATCAGTCCTCCTCAGCTGGAACCCCTCGGCCCACCACAGTGGGAATCATTTGTTCCCGAAATCCAACAAGCCCCAGTCGAACCCACCCAACCGCCCATGCCGATTACAGACGATCCTGACGCATCCATGATGTCCCAAGGATTCACAAGCGAATACCGAAATCATTACTTCAGCTGGGTCAACGACGCTGTCCATCCCGGTCCCCACATGGCCCCGGAATTGAGCTGGGCCGACTTGGGTCCGAACGGTCCACTCATGACTAACCCTAACAGTCAGCTGGCCGACGAGCAGCAGCCAACATGGCAGCAACCCGCCGAGCCAGTTGATCGTCGACGCAAAGCCAAACCAGCAGCTCAAGACACGCAGAATCCAATTGCTATCAAGAGACAGACGTCATCATCCAGGCCGGCTACCAACTACCTAGTTCCAGCCCCTCAACCACCTGTTTTCCATCCCAAACCCGCGCcggttaaaaaacaaattacgaCCCCTCCTAAGCATGTCACACAGCAGGCTCCACCCAAATCTCCCAAATCTCAATTGGCATCATCTCATTCCAAGACTGTCCCACCTCCCAAATACGTCACAACTATCGCCCCACTTCCCGTTTTGAAACCGAAATCTAACAAAACTAAACCCAAACAGAGACCCTCAACAGTGACGATTAAGACGACGACTTACGCGCCACTGGCCGACCAAAGATACTACTCAATTGACGACAACGATGACGTAACCAACTATGACGACAACTCAGACAACAAACCCACGTAAAACACCCTTACCCATTCATTTAATacgccctttttgttttagtccAATTGCTCAAATTTCGTAATTATGCTTAAGTAGGAATCAAAAGATACGTGACGTCATCGCC
It encodes:
- the LOC124314015 gene encoding proline-rich extensin-like protein EPR1 isoform X1, with translation MRIVVLYLLCLWSSLVCLSLEMEQPHRQKRQLDWNGGGKLYNYDHLALSSNGRPEHRSLPALEEDYSADEDPVYVAGLSKSGLPGDPGIDYPILPSIPLTDFHCRGRTPGFYGDTQTACQVFHVCDISGRQDSFLCPNGTIFSQKLFACDWWYNVQCAATREHYQLNRNLFKGGDVNVYGTPSFWNWLSESEEEEVNPTAAPPTVAPKLRHHQTAGARKNKYIARPSPSPVGPPFQLEQQVTEPAAPQQWEIEQLPEPAPLVQSGPTQQYEEPVIDSVEVGPISPPQLEPLGPPQWESFVPEIQQAPVEPTQPPMPITDDPDASMMSQGFTSEYRNHYFSWVNDAVHPGPHMAPELSWADLGPNGPLMTNPNSQLADEQQPTWQQPAEPVDRRRKAKPAAQDTQNPIAIKRQTSSSRPATNYLVPAPQPPVFHPKPAPVKKQITTPPKHVTQQAPPKSPKSQLASSHSKTVPPPKYVTTIAPLPVLKPKSNKTKPKQRPSTVTIKTTTYAPLADQRYYSIDDNDDVTNYDDNSDNKPTRNQKIRDVIARQTSRFGNRIKKAKKALQPLPVIQHPATAQHRQTEAKQTQFVPSPKVMPIVPSPLVSISRADSTAANSLNWIPKLNQPATPYRTEPFWNHPVPVQSRAITQSSVPKPVASRPVVPSVRNAQRRFSTSETNHPAQVRTFEEFVTSSPTTSAPSALRKTRISSSFRPSMPIPAVTTNSHQPRVRTLRAHPPSTRARSGGKRRRKSNAFAYDPRLDRPYEPSHPIWKLQNWESTKI
- the LOC124314015 gene encoding nascent polypeptide-associated complex subunit alpha, muscle-specific form-like isoform X2, coding for MRIVVLYLLCLWSSLVCLSLEMEQPHRQKRQLDWNGGGKLYNYDHLALSSNGRPEHRSLPALEEDYSADEDPVYVAGLSKSGLPGDPGIDYPILPSIPLTDFHCRGRTPGFYGDTQTACQVFHVCDISGRQDSFLCPNGTIFSQKLFACDWWYNVQCAATREHYQLNRNLFKGGDVNVYGTPSFWNWLSESEEEEVNPTAAPPTVAPKLRHHQTAGARKNKYIARPSPSPVGPPFQLEQQVTEPAAPQQWEIEQLPEPAPLVQSGPTQQYEEPVIDSVEVGPISPPQLEPLGPPQWESFVPEIQQAPVEPTQPPMPITDDPDASMMSQGFTSEYRNHYFSWVNDAVHPGPHMAPELSWADLGPNGPLMTNPNSQLADEQQPTWQQPAEPVDRRRKAKPAAQDTQNPIAIKRQTSSSRPATNYLVPAPQPPVFHPKPAPVKKQITTPPKHVTQQAPPKSPKSQLASSHSKTVPPPKYVTTIAPLPVLKPKSNKTKPKQRPSTVTIKTTTYAPLADQRYYSIDDNDDVTNYDDNSDNKPTNQKIRDVIARQTSRFGNRIKKAKKALQPLPVIQHPATAQHRQTEAKQTQFVPSPKVMPIVPSPLVSISRADSTAANSLNWIPKLNQPATPYRTEPFWNHPVPVQSRAITQSSVPKPVASRPVVPSVRNAQRRFSTSETNHPAQVRTFEEFVTSSPTTSAPSALRKTRISSSFRPSMPIPAVTTNSHQPRVRTLRAHPPSTRARSGGKRRRKSNAFAYDPRLDRPYEPSHPIWKLQNWESTKI